The Thunnus thynnus chromosome 22, fThuThy2.1, whole genome shotgun sequence genome includes a window with the following:
- the cd248a gene encoding CD248 molecule, endosialin a yields the protein MGTLVSSAAALLLISLLALLFGVSSVLGQDLTERDALCNADGCFVVYFQRKTFLESWRACKNKGGNLATIKRKQDANTITTLFSSLDLRHSRTKVQVWIGLQRQPRQCTTTRPLRGFSWTTGDQDTEYTNWQREVSPSMCSVPRCVVMGYSTEEQNDNFKWLDGPCSVPVDGYLCHYAYKGMCPALWSEGAGNALYTTPFNLLSTLLTHVPFGSVATVPCPTGTKEEQSVLCLLKEDGSVGWSRDSPLCADPPLSHNWCDQNNGGCEHFCRPAGAHFYCECADGYQLRDNGQSCELSDVCEGAPCESECLPLSDGYRCACPEGYMLAPDERGCLDVDECLQSPCEQHCVNAPGTFECRCREGYLPDDEGGCEDIDECVNDPCEHACENTQGSHICHCHLGFSPLPEDPSRCQDTDECQIPGTCEQMCVNYDGGFECYCEEGYELMSDHYSCRKIGEGDDQSAATHRPGPVWDRVDYDIWNPQQSHTDWPPEVEQSLDWLTDPPRVLDSDVIWVTSAPQEELPFDPALNPLNPQTEEHDEDIDNGGPDWLEWGQRFQSELGASPTIISTTPPPTTSSSTTGDWYEDDEEETTTAFPFLPTSTISEGAWNWWAGITPASQKPGNPEDSVTDHYMPTNSSYHNEAEEEKYPLRENSQFPEEELGEEEENNVEITHSQDPAVPTQLIPSQPPPSEGGENGDNLDSVQEDRGQKQSSTWLLVGLLVPICIFIVVMVALGIVYCTRCAVQPRNKNATDCYHWIAGAHDKQGAPNPSAGVKTHV from the coding sequence ATGGGCACCCTGGTGAGCAGTGCTGCTGCTCTACTCTTAATCTCCCTTCTGGCTTTGCTCTTTGGAGTTTCTTCAGTCCTGGGCCAGGACCTGACAGAGAGGGATGCACTATGCAATGCGGATGGCTGTTTTGTGGTCTACTTCCAACGCAAGACTTTTCTGGAATCATGGAGGGCCTGCAAGAATAAAGGTGGTAACCTGGCTACCATCAAACGCAAGCAGGATGCCAACACTATTACcactctcttctcctctctggaCTTGCGCCACTCACGCACCAAGGTCCAGGTATGGATTGGCCTGCAGCGGCAGCCTCGCCAGTGCACCACCACGCGCCCGCTCCGGGGTTTCTCTTGGACTACTGGTGACCAGGACACAGAGTATACTAACTGGCAGAGAGAGGTCTCCCCTAGCATGTGCTCAGTGCCACGCTGTGTAGTTATGGGCTACAGCACTGAAGAGCAGAATGATAACTTTAAATGGCTGGATGGTCCCTGCTCAGTCCCTGTAGATGGGTATCTTTGCCATTATGCCTACAAAGGAATGTGTCCTGCGTTGTGGAGTGAAGGGGCAGGCAATGCCCTCTACACCACTCCATTTAACCTTCTAAGCACACTTCTAACCCATGTACCCTTTGGATCAGTTGCTACTGTGCCCTGCCCCACAGGCACAAAGGAAGAACAGTCAGTTCTGTGTTTGCTGAAGGAAGATGGCTCAGTGGGGTGGTCAAGAGATTCCCCCCTCTGTGCCGATCCCCCTCTATCACACAACTGGTGTGACCAGAATAACGGTGGATGTGAACATTTCTGCAGGCCAGCCGGTGCTCACTTCTATTGTGAGTGTGCTGACGGTTATCAACTAAGAGACAATGGGCAGAGCTGTGAGCTGTCTGATGTTTGTGAAGGGGCCCCCTGCGAATCTGAGTGCCTGCCCCTTTCAGATGGGTACCGTTGTGCCTGCCCTGAAGGATACATGCTTGCACCAGATGAACGTGGCTGTCTGGATGTAGACGAGTGCCTTCAGAGTCCCTGTGAGCAGCATTGTGTGAATGCTCCAGGGACATTTGAATGTCGCTGTCGGGAGGGTTACCTTCCTGATGATGAGGGTGGGTGTGAGGACATAGATGAGTGTGTAAATGACCCATGTGAACACGCCTGTGAGAACACTCAAGGTTCTCATATCTGCCACTGCCATCTGGGTTTTTCCCCGCTGCCTGAGGACCCCAGCCGATGCCAAGACACTGACGAGTGCCAGATCCCTGGGACCTGCGAGCAGATGTGTGTGAATTATGATGGTGGATTTGAGTGTTACTGCGAGGAAGGCTATGAACTCATGTCTGATCATTACTCATGTCGGAAGATAGGGGAAGGAGATGATCAATCTGCTGCCACTCACCGGCCTGGACCTGTATGGGACCGTGTGGACTATGACATATGGAACCCACAGCAGTCCCACACTGACTGGCCTCCAGAGGTGGAGCAATCTCTGGACTGGTTGACCGATCCACCCAGAGTTTTGGACTCTGATGTCATTTGGGTCACTAGTGCCCCTCAGGAGGAACTGCCCTTTGATCCAGCACTGAACCCTCTGAACCCTCAGACTGAGGAACATGACGAAGACATAGACAATGGAGGACCTGACTGGTTGGAGTGGGGGCAGAGATTCCAGTCTGAGCTAGGAGCTTCGCCAACCATCATCTCCACTACACCTCCACCTACCACCAGCTCCAGCACCACCGGAGACTGGTACgaagatgatgaggaggagaccACCACAGCTTTCCCCTTTCTTCCTACCTCTACAATCTCTGAGGGAGCTTGGAATTGGTGGGCTGGGATCACTCCTGCGAGTCAGAAACCAGGAAATCCAGAGGATTCAGTCACAGACCACTACATGCCTACCAATTCCAGCTACCACAatgaggcagaggaggaaaagtaCCCCCTTAGGGAAAACTCTCAGTTCCCAGAGGAGGAGttgggggaggaggaagagaataaTGTGGAGATCACCCATTCCCAAGACCCAGCTGTTCCCACCCAGCTTATTCCGTCCCAGCCACCCCCAAGCGAGGGCGGAGAGAACGGTGACAACCTGGATTCTGTCCAGGAGGACAGGggacagaaacagagcagcacCTGGCTCCTGGTGGGCCTCTTAGTGCCAATCTGCATTTTCATTGTGGTGATGGTGGCACTGGGTATTGTCTACTGCACCCGGTGTGCTGTTCAGCCACGCAACAAAAATGCCACTGACTGCTACCACTGGATCGCTGGCGCTCATGACAAACAGGGAGCTCCTAACCCCTCTGCAGGGGTCAAGACCCATGTttaa